A single region of the Xiphophorus maculatus strain JP 163 A chromosome 3, X_maculatus-5.0-male, whole genome shotgun sequence genome encodes:
- the LOC102227458 gene encoding C-C chemokine receptor type 4-like isoform X2, which yields MNSTESDLFTSDGYNSSMPFTDGTTIEYFYPGDDEDYQTCYYVRHGAYFLPPLYAIFFLLGLLGNSLVIWVIACGVRLRSMTDVCLVNLAIADLLMVCSLPFLAHQARDQWLFGDAMCKMVLGIYHIAFYCGIFFICLMSIDRYLAVVHAVYALKARTRTCGIAAAAVTWLAGFLASFPDLIFLKTQTSVNGSQYCYPEYPQKSPNDVSGNLHFWSVFSLLKMNILGLFIPIFILGFCYSQIICRLLSTQSSKKQAIRLVVVVVAVFFCCWVPYNVVAFFKTLELLQVYATCESSKAVRLALQITEVIAYSHSCLNPILYVFVGEKFRRHLVRLINRAPCSLCQVIKMYIPQDRGTSVYSQTTSVDERNTVV from the coding sequence GTATAATTCTTCTATGCCCTTTACTGACGGCACCACAATTGAATATTTCTATCCAGGGGACGACGAAGACTATCAAACATGCTATTATGTGCGACATGGGGCTTACTTTCTTCCACCCCTCTAtgccattttcttcctcttagGTCTCCTTGGAAACTCTTTAGTAATCTGGGTCATCGCTTGCGGGGTTAGACTCCGTAGCATGACTGATGTGTGCCTGGTCAACTTGGCCATCGCTGACCTTCTCATGGTGTGCTCTCTTCCCTTCCTCGCCCACCAAGCCAGAGACCAGTGGCTGTTTGGAGATGCTATGTGCAAGATGGTCCTGGGCATTTATCACATTGCCTTTTACTGTGGAATCTTTTTCATTTGTCTGATGAGCATCGATCGTTACTTGGCCGTAGTGCACGCAGTTTACGCCCTTAAAGCACGCACACGCACCTGTGGCATTGCGGCAGCTGCTGTTACGTGGTTGGCTGGCTTTTTGGCCTCTTTTCCTGACCTGATCTTCCTCAAAACTCAAACATCTGTCAACGGTTCTCAGTACTGCTACCCTGAGTATCCCCAGAAATCACCCAACGATGTGTCCGGCAACCTTCATTTCTGGAGTGTGTTTAGTCTCTTGAAAATGAACATTCTGGGCCTGTTTATCCCAATTTTCATCCTAGGCTTCTGCTACTCTCAGATCATTTGCAGGTTGCTATCAACCCAGTCTTCCAAGAAGCAGGCCATCCGTTTGGTAGTCGTAGTGGTGGCcgttttcttctgctgttggGTTCCTTACAACGTGGTGGCCTTCTTTAAAACACTGGAACTTCTGCAGGTCTACGCCACATGTGAAAGCAGCAAGGCCGTCAGACTGGCTTTACAGATTACAGAAGTCATCGCGTACTCCCACAGCTGTCTCAATCCCATTCTGTATGTCTTTGTCGGGGAGAAGTTCAGGAGGCACCTCGTAAGGCTGATAAACAGAGCTCCATGCAGCCTGTGCCAGGTGATCAAGATGTACATTCCTCAGGACAGAGGTACCTCGGTGTACTCGCAAACTACCAGCGTGGACGAAAGGAACACTGTGGTGTGA
- the LOC102227458 gene encoding C-C chemokine receptor type 4-like isoform X1 yields MNPPAVTAFTFTLSNTGTPGYNSSMPFTDGTTIEYFYPGDDEDYQTCYYVRHGAYFLPPLYAIFFLLGLLGNSLVIWVIACGVRLRSMTDVCLVNLAIADLLMVCSLPFLAHQARDQWLFGDAMCKMVLGIYHIAFYCGIFFICLMSIDRYLAVVHAVYALKARTRTCGIAAAAVTWLAGFLASFPDLIFLKTQTSVNGSQYCYPEYPQKSPNDVSGNLHFWSVFSLLKMNILGLFIPIFILGFCYSQIICRLLSTQSSKKQAIRLVVVVVAVFFCCWVPYNVVAFFKTLELLQVYATCESSKAVRLALQITEVIAYSHSCLNPILYVFVGEKFRRHLVRLINRAPCSLCQVIKMYIPQDRGTSVYSQTTSVDERNTVV; encoded by the coding sequence GTATAATTCTTCTATGCCCTTTACTGACGGCACCACAATTGAATATTTCTATCCAGGGGACGACGAAGACTATCAAACATGCTATTATGTGCGACATGGGGCTTACTTTCTTCCACCCCTCTAtgccattttcttcctcttagGTCTCCTTGGAAACTCTTTAGTAATCTGGGTCATCGCTTGCGGGGTTAGACTCCGTAGCATGACTGATGTGTGCCTGGTCAACTTGGCCATCGCTGACCTTCTCATGGTGTGCTCTCTTCCCTTCCTCGCCCACCAAGCCAGAGACCAGTGGCTGTTTGGAGATGCTATGTGCAAGATGGTCCTGGGCATTTATCACATTGCCTTTTACTGTGGAATCTTTTTCATTTGTCTGATGAGCATCGATCGTTACTTGGCCGTAGTGCACGCAGTTTACGCCCTTAAAGCACGCACACGCACCTGTGGCATTGCGGCAGCTGCTGTTACGTGGTTGGCTGGCTTTTTGGCCTCTTTTCCTGACCTGATCTTCCTCAAAACTCAAACATCTGTCAACGGTTCTCAGTACTGCTACCCTGAGTATCCCCAGAAATCACCCAACGATGTGTCCGGCAACCTTCATTTCTGGAGTGTGTTTAGTCTCTTGAAAATGAACATTCTGGGCCTGTTTATCCCAATTTTCATCCTAGGCTTCTGCTACTCTCAGATCATTTGCAGGTTGCTATCAACCCAGTCTTCCAAGAAGCAGGCCATCCGTTTGGTAGTCGTAGTGGTGGCcgttttcttctgctgttggGTTCCTTACAACGTGGTGGCCTTCTTTAAAACACTGGAACTTCTGCAGGTCTACGCCACATGTGAAAGCAGCAAGGCCGTCAGACTGGCTTTACAGATTACAGAAGTCATCGCGTACTCCCACAGCTGTCTCAATCCCATTCTGTATGTCTTTGTCGGGGAGAAGTTCAGGAGGCACCTCGTAAGGCTGATAAACAGAGCTCCATGCAGCCTGTGCCAGGTGATCAAGATGTACATTCCTCAGGACAGAGGTACCTCGGTGTACTCGCAAACTACCAGCGTGGACGAAAGGAACACTGTGGTGTGA